In Mastomys coucha isolate ucsf_1 unplaced genomic scaffold, UCSF_Mcou_1 pScaffold20, whole genome shotgun sequence, one DNA window encodes the following:
- the Rhno1 gene encoding RAD9, HUS1, RAD1-interacting nuclear orphan protein 1: protein MPPKKRCRQSQKAQLLFHQQPLEGPKHHYESRQQPITHTVQVPSKPIDQSTVTSWVLPEFDATAESRFPIHRKHHRDQPRHPTRRSTCKFPPLTFESPQSSSSETLLLSKGEQPQSSEKDTPRRPLVPLFSPQSCGELSVHVPQSLPHVFMPPDIQTPESSVREDPISPDQKENSLPGCILGPGTPSSPEPGPVLVKDTPEEKYGIKVTWRRRRHLFAYLKERGKLNRSQFLVKI, encoded by the exons ATGCCTCCCAAAAAGAGATGCAGACAGTCCCAGAAAGCCCAGCTGCTGTTCCACCAACAGCCACTGGAGGGCCCCAAACACCATTATGAATCTCGCCAGCAGCCCATTACCCATACTGTACAGGTGCCTAGCAAGCCCATTGATCAGAGCACCGTCACTTCCTGG GTATTACCTGAGTTTGATGCAACAGCAGAAAGCCGGTTTCCAATACACCGGAAACATCACCGAGACCAGCCAAGACACCCAACTAGGAGATCTACCTGCAAGTTTCCACCTCTGACCTTTGAGAGTCCACAGTCTTCCAGTTCAGAGACTTTGTTGCTATCCAAGGGAGAGCAACCCCAGAGCTCAGAAAAGGACACGCCCAGAAGGCCTTTAGTGCCATTGTTCAGTCCCCAGAGCTGTGGAGAACTGTCAGTGCATGTACCTCAAAGCTTACCTCATGTGTTCATGCCCCCTGATATCCAGACCCCAGAGTCTTCTGTAAGAGAAGATCCCATTTCCCCAGACCAGAAGGAAAATAGTCTTCCAGGTTGCATCCTTGGCCCAGGGACTCCCAGCAGCCCAGAGCCAGGGCCTGTTCTGGTCAAGGACACCCCTGAGGAGAAGTATGGGATTAAGGTCACGTGGAGACGCAGAAGGCACCTGTTTGCCTACCTtaaggagagagggaagctgaATAGAAGCCAGTTCCTTGTGAAGATCTGA